A window of Echeneis naucrates chromosome 13, fEcheNa1.1, whole genome shotgun sequence contains these coding sequences:
- the LOC115053441 gene encoding lysophosphatidic acid receptor 6-like, with product MCSLTLRVNATASDIKNPAYALVFGSVVVLGLPLNAVSLWILIRRHSLKSPSAVFMVNLAISDVLLVTSLPLRVYFYTMGLWPLGHMTCTWITMLFRNNIRSSSIFITFISVDRLLAVVYPLRSRHIRTSANAWRAAVLVWVAVVLINIPESVMFSKTLKKNNETTCFEFKHPVGSPISYLQPVLVLTLLTANIVCTALVSWTLHRRLNDSARIRNKVNVMLIFAMNLLMFTIFFFPASLTVLERKWRCYAVPLFCLASVNCCLDPVLYYFSFDGFWKREEAVDNSGREL from the coding sequence TTACTTTGAGAGTAAACGCGACAGCATCTGATATTAAGAACCCGGCGTACGCTCTGGTGTTTGGATCCGTCGTGGTGCTGGGCCTGCCTCTGAACGCCGTGTCGCTGTGGATTCTGATCCGCCGCCACAGCCTCAAATCCCCCAGCGCCGTCTTCATGGTCAACCTGGCCATCTCAGATGTGCTGCTCGTCACCTCCCTGCCCTTGAGGGTCTATTTTTACACCATGGGCTTGTGGCCCCTGGGCCACATGACGTGCACCTGGATCACAATGCTCTTTCGCAACAACATCCGCTCCAgctccatcttcatcaccttcatcagcGTGGACCGGCTGCTGGCTGTGGTCTATCCTCTGAGGTCGCGCCACATACGGACCTCGGCCAACGCCTGGAGAGCTGCCGTGCTCGTCTGGGTGGCTGTGGTGCTGATAAACATCCCGGAGAGCGTGATGTTTTCAAAGACTTTAAAAAAGAACAACGAAACAACATGTTTTGAATTTAAGCACCCTGTCGGATCTCCAATTTCTTACCTGCAGCCTGTGTTAGTGCTCACCTTGCTCACAGCCAACATCGTCTGCACTGCTCTGGTGTCCTGGACTCTGCACAGACGGCTGAATGACTCTGCGAGGATCAGAAACAAGGTGAACGTCATGCTGATTTTTGCTATGAACTTGTTGATGTTCACCATATTTTTCTTCCCTGCCTCATTAACCGTTTTAGAAAGAAAGTGGAGATGTTATGCCGTGCCACTGTTTTGTCTGGCCAGTGTGAACTGCTGTCTGGATCCAGTGCTGTATTACTTTTCTTTTGACGGCTTCTGGAAGAGAGAAGAAGCTGTGGACAACTCTGGAAGAGAATTATAA